A genome region from Bradyrhizobium commune includes the following:
- the flbT gene encoding flagellar biosynthesis repressor FlbT: MALKVELRPHERIIVGNCVITNTDQRARLLIDGENVPILRERDILTPETANTPARLVYLAVQLMYISPDPQTQHGTYFNLVRDIVTAVPSAWPIIEGINNNIMSGDLYRALKDARKLIAYEDKLREQFEATHPKIDIKGDAASDVSSAA, from the coding sequence ATGGCCCTCAAGGTCGAGCTCAGGCCGCACGAACGCATCATTGTCGGTAACTGCGTGATAACCAACACCGATCAGCGCGCCCGCCTTCTGATCGACGGCGAGAACGTACCGATCCTGCGCGAACGCGACATCCTCACGCCGGAAACCGCCAATACGCCGGCCAGGCTGGTCTATCTGGCGGTACAGCTGATGTACATCTCGCCAGACCCGCAGACCCAGCACGGCACCTACTTCAATCTGGTGCGCGACATCGTCACGGCCGTTCCCAGCGCCTGGCCGATCATCGAGGGCATCAACAACAACATCATGAGCGGCGATCTCTACCGGGCGCTCAAGGACGCCCGCAAGCTGATCGCCTACGAAGACAAGCTGCGTGAGCAGTTCGAGGCCACCCATCCCAAGATCGATATCAAGGGCGACGCCGCCAGCGACGTCAGCTCGGCCGCCTGA
- a CDS encoding pyridoxal phosphate-dependent decarboxylase family protein — translation MNEIIRNTQASVTSGSLDPQDWSEFRALAHRMLDEAIDGVANVRARPVWQPIPDEIRAAIRTDVPREASDLAEVYREFSEHVAPYATGNVHPGFMGWVHGGGTAVGMLAEMLAAGLNANLGGRDHMPIEVERQIVGWMRGLFGFPQGASGIFVTGTSMANLMAVLVARTTALGALARQHGIGNDGALLTAYASKAAHGCISRAMDIAGFGTDALRKIGVDADHRIDVAALRAQIAIDREVGFKPFLVTASAGTVDIGAIDDLKAIAQLCREEGIWFHVDGAFGALAIFSPELAPLLDGIELADSIALDFHKWGQVPYDAGFLLVRDGERHREAFAQPAAYLSREARGLAAGTVWPCDLGPDLSRGFRALKTWFTLKTFGTNRLGTVIARSCALAKYLETRVLAEPRLELLAPVNLNIVCFRYRADDAINREIVADVQESGIAAPSSTVLDGKFAIRAAIVNHRTVEMDIDALVSAVLEFGARRTGEGLIEVEAPPLAAR, via the coding sequence ATGAACGAGATCATTCGCAACACGCAGGCGTCCGTCACGAGTGGATCGCTCGATCCGCAGGACTGGAGCGAGTTTCGCGCGCTCGCCCATCGCATGCTGGACGAGGCGATCGACGGCGTCGCCAACGTTCGCGCGCGTCCGGTCTGGCAGCCGATTCCCGATGAGATTCGCGCGGCGATCCGAACCGATGTGCCACGCGAAGCGAGCGACCTCGCCGAAGTCTATCGCGAATTCTCCGAACATGTCGCACCTTACGCGACTGGCAACGTCCATCCCGGATTCATGGGCTGGGTCCATGGTGGCGGCACAGCGGTCGGCATGCTCGCGGAGATGCTCGCGGCAGGCCTCAATGCCAATCTCGGCGGACGCGATCACATGCCGATCGAGGTCGAGCGCCAGATCGTCGGCTGGATGCGCGGCCTGTTCGGCTTCCCGCAAGGTGCGAGCGGCATTTTCGTCACCGGCACGTCGATGGCCAATCTGATGGCGGTGCTGGTGGCGCGCACGACAGCGCTCGGCGCGCTGGCGCGGCAGCACGGCATCGGCAATGACGGCGCGCTGCTCACCGCCTATGCGTCGAAGGCGGCGCATGGCTGCATCTCCAGGGCGATGGACATTGCAGGCTTCGGCACCGATGCGCTGCGCAAGATCGGCGTCGATGCCGATCATCGTATCGATGTTGCCGCGCTGCGTGCGCAGATCGCGATTGATCGCGAGGTCGGCTTCAAGCCGTTCCTGGTGACGGCTTCCGCCGGCACGGTCGACATCGGTGCGATCGACGATCTGAAGGCGATTGCACAGCTGTGCCGCGAGGAGGGGATCTGGTTTCACGTCGACGGCGCCTTTGGCGCGCTCGCGATCTTCTCGCCCGAACTTGCACCGTTGCTCGATGGCATCGAGCTTGCGGATTCGATCGCGCTTGATTTTCACAAATGGGGGCAGGTGCCCTATGACGCCGGTTTCCTTCTGGTGCGCGACGGCGAACGCCATCGGGAGGCCTTTGCGCAGCCGGCGGCCTATCTGAGCCGCGAGGCGAGGGGGCTAGCGGCCGGCACGGTCTGGCCTTGCGATCTCGGACCCGATCTGTCGCGCGGCTTTCGCGCGCTGAAAACCTGGTTCACGCTGAAGACGTTCGGCACCAACCGTCTCGGCACGGTGATTGCGCGAAGCTGCGCGCTCGCCAAATATCTCGAGACCCGCGTGCTTGCCGAACCGCGACTGGAGTTGCTGGCACCTGTCAATCTCAACATCGTCTGCTTCCGCTATCGCGCCGATGATGCGATCAATCGTGAGATCGTCGCCGATGTCCAGGAGTCGGGGATCGCGGCGCCGTCGAGCACGGTGCTGGATGGCAAATTCGCGATCCGCGCCGCGATCGTCAATCACCGCACCGTGGAGATGGATATCGATGCGCTGGTGTCGGCCGTGCTCGAATTCGGCGCGCGGCGGACCGGCGAAGGCTTGATCGAGGTCGAGGCGCCGCCGCTCGCGGCGCGGTGA
- a CDS encoding DUF1522 domain-containing protein, with translation MSGIVLSASVRQNLLSLQSTADLLATTQNRLATGKSVNSALDNPTNFFTAQSLDNRASDINNLLDNIGNGVQVLQAANTGITSLQKLVDSAKSIANQALQTTVGYSTKSNVSTTISGATAADLRGTTSFASSTALSNVLYSGAAGGTTAATATSLLGSAAQGSFTAAAAVKAADGSTNLAGTATLIGTAGAATLIGSSPSDGDTLTVNGHTITFRAGIAPTGTSIPSGSGVNSAGDSSILTDGNGNSTVYLGSTGTPVATVNDLLTAVDLASGVQTASISSTGVATIGAASGATLSSIAAGIATIKSSTGEDLSITGKADFLKALGLTSATGSGNATLNVTRNTASGSLGSLIQDGSTLNVDGHVITFKNAPVPGSTNAPAVPSGLGATGNVTTDGSGNSTVYLQAGTVADVLKAIDLASGVQTFTLNGSGGGTLATASGQINSSINASGQLKLSTGVNADLSVTGTGNALAVLGLAGNTGSATAFTAARTSGVGGISGKTLTFSSFNGGTAVNVTFGDGTNGTVKTLDQLNTSLQANNLTATIDANGLLTISTTNDYASSTIGSSAAGGAIGGTLTSALTFSTASSPVQDSVAQTARANLVSQYNNILSQIDSTSQDSSFNGVNLLNGDQLKLVFDETGKSSLNITGVTYNSKGLGLASLTNGVDFIDNAATNRVLTSLNSASSTLRSEASSLGSNLSVVQVRQDFNKNLINVLQTGSSNLTLADTNVEAANSQALSTRQSIAVSALSLANQSQQSVLQLLR, from the coding sequence ATGTCCGGTATCGTCCTCTCCGCATCGGTTCGTCAGAACCTGCTCTCTCTCCAGTCCACCGCTGACCTCCTCGCCACCACCCAGAACCGTCTGGCCACCGGCAAGAGCGTCAATTCGGCCCTGGACAATCCGACCAACTTCTTCACGGCACAGTCGCTCGACAACCGCGCCAGCGACATCAACAACCTGCTCGACAACATCGGTAACGGCGTGCAGGTGCTCCAGGCCGCCAACACCGGCATCACCTCGCTGCAGAAGCTGGTCGATTCCGCCAAGTCGATCGCCAACCAGGCGCTCCAGACCACGGTCGGTTACTCCACCAAGTCCAACGTCTCCACCACGATCTCCGGTGCGACGGCTGCCGACCTGCGTGGCACCACCAGCTTTGCCAGCTCCACCGCGCTCAGCAACGTGCTCTATAGCGGTGCTGCCGGCGGCACGACCGCGGCGACCGCGACCTCCCTGCTGGGCAGCGCTGCCCAGGGCAGCTTCACGGCTGCCGCGGCAGTGAAGGCCGCCGACGGTTCGACCAACCTGGCCGGCACTGCGACCCTGATCGGCACCGCCGGTGCCGCGACCCTGATCGGCTCCTCGCCGTCGGATGGCGACACGCTCACCGTCAACGGCCACACCATCACCTTCCGCGCCGGCATCGCGCCGACCGGTACGTCGATCCCGAGCGGCTCGGGTGTCAACTCGGCTGGCGACAGCAGCATCCTGACCGACGGCAACGGCAACTCGACCGTCTATCTCGGCTCGACCGGCACGCCGGTTGCGACCGTCAACGACCTTTTGACCGCGGTCGACCTCGCCAGCGGGGTGCAGACCGCCTCGATCAGCAGCACCGGCGTTGCAACCATCGGCGCCGCCTCGGGTGCGACGCTTTCGTCGATCGCCGCCGGCATCGCGACGATCAAGAGCTCGACCGGCGAGGATCTGTCCATCACCGGCAAGGCCGACTTCCTCAAGGCGCTGGGCCTGACCAGCGCAACGGGTAGCGGCAATGCGACGCTGAACGTCACCCGCAACACGGCGTCCGGCTCGCTGGGCTCGCTGATCCAGGACGGCTCGACGCTCAACGTCGACGGTCACGTCATCACCTTCAAGAACGCTCCGGTCCCGGGCTCGACCAACGCTCCGGCCGTCCCGAGCGGGCTTGGTGCCACCGGCAACGTCACCACCGACGGCAGCGGCAACTCGACGGTCTATCTCCAGGCCGGTACGGTCGCCGACGTGCTGAAGGCGATCGACCTTGCCAGCGGCGTGCAGACCTTCACGCTGAACGGCAGCGGCGGCGGTACGCTTGCGACCGCCTCGGGCCAGATCAACTCGTCGATCAACGCCTCCGGCCAGCTCAAGCTGTCGACCGGCGTCAATGCCGACCTGTCGGTCACCGGCACCGGCAATGCGCTGGCCGTGCTCGGGCTTGCCGGCAACACCGGCAGCGCGACCGCGTTCACCGCGGCCCGCACCTCCGGTGTCGGCGGCATCAGCGGCAAGACCTTGACCTTCAGCTCCTTCAACGGCGGCACGGCGGTCAACGTCACCTTCGGCGATGGCACCAACGGCACGGTCAAGACGCTCGATCAGCTTAACACCTCGCTTCAGGCCAACAACCTGACGGCGACGATCGACGCCAACGGCCTGCTGACGATCTCGACCACCAACGATTACGCTTCCTCGACGATCGGCTCGTCGGCTGCGGGTGGTGCGATCGGTGGCACGCTGACCTCGGCGTTGACCTTCTCGACGGCTTCCAGCCCCGTCCAGGACTCCGTCGCGCAGACGGCCCGTGCGAACCTGGTGTCTCAGTACAACAACATCCTGAGCCAGATCGACTCGACCTCGCAGGACTCTTCGTTCAACGGTGTCAACCTCTTGAACGGCGACCAGCTCAAGCTGGTGTTCGACGAGACCGGCAAGTCGAGCCTGAACATCACCGGCGTGACCTACAATTCCAAGGGTCTGGGCCTCGCTTCGTTGACCAACGGCGTCGACTTCATCGACAACGCCGCGACCAACAGGGTGCTGACCAGCCTGAACTCGGCGTCCAGCACGCTGCGCTCGGAAGCGTCGAGCCTCGGTTCGAACCTCTCGGTGGTGCAGGTTCGTCAGGACTTCAACAAGAACCTGATCAACGTGCTGCAGACCGGTTCGTCCAACCTGACGCTGGCCGACACCAACGTCGAAGCGGCGAACAGCCAGGCGCTGTCGACCCGCCAATCGATCGCGGTCTCCGCGCTGTCGCTGGCCAACCAATCGCAGCAGAGCGTGCTCCAGCTGCTCCGCTAA